A window of the Desulfotignum phosphitoxidans DSM 13687 genome harbors these coding sequences:
- the murJ gene encoding murein biosynthesis integral membrane protein MurJ, with protein sequence MALIKHTAAITGLTLLSRIFGVIRDAFIAMMIGTTAASDAFFIAFRPFDLLRKMFSDGIFSISFVPPFSRSIQTGQQDEAVTMVTSAFGVLSALSAFLILAGWLLAPWLLHFMAPGFAPGGDRFALTLTLFKIMMPYLWVIMMISLCMAVLNTLGQFCVPGATPLVFNLVVIAFALTVPKQVFDPVIWLAVGVMAGGGIQLMFQIPFMVPYQLFQPARFVWCHPPVMDSIKNMVPCMVGAAPYQINMLVISFLASFLVDGSVSFLYYADRLVQFPVALIAVSISTVLLPFFSRKAAAGDIKDISDVFDAGVRLAVFVAVPAMAGLMVLREPIVRLLFGQGAFDTAAVIKTAECLWYLALGIGAFIGTRLFVTLHYALNSSRDPFYAGIISMTTNLVCAPLLMYYMGARGLALAVTMSSMAGFFFLMTRPLAGVVVSKTGILVSACRAFFLSVIMIISIQWVKQHLFFDTQGKLLLGIKVMACVLLGMAIVWIGAKLLHLPELSMIGHRLDDHLKKKDSHGAH encoded by the coding sequence ATGGCCCTGATCAAACATACAGCCGCAATCACCGGTTTAACGCTTTTAAGCCGGATATTCGGGGTGATCCGGGATGCGTTCATCGCCATGATGATCGGAACCACGGCCGCAAGTGACGCTTTTTTTATCGCATTCCGGCCCTTTGACCTGCTCAGAAAAATGTTCAGCGACGGCATTTTCAGCATCTCTTTTGTGCCCCCTTTTTCCCGGTCCATTCAAACGGGTCAACAAGATGAGGCCGTGACAATGGTGACCAGTGCGTTCGGGGTCCTGTCTGCCTTGAGTGCATTTCTGATTCTGGCCGGATGGTTGCTGGCCCCCTGGTTGCTGCATTTCATGGCACCGGGATTTGCGCCCGGCGGGGATCGGTTTGCTTTGACCCTGACCCTGTTTAAAATCATGATGCCGTATCTCTGGGTCATTATGATGATTTCTTTGTGCATGGCCGTGTTGAACACCCTGGGCCAATTTTGTGTGCCCGGAGCCACCCCCCTTGTTTTTAATCTGGTGGTGATTGCGTTTGCATTGACCGTACCAAAGCAGGTGTTTGACCCCGTGATCTGGCTGGCCGTCGGAGTGATGGCAGGGGGCGGGATTCAGCTGATGTTTCAGATCCCTTTCATGGTCCCGTACCAATTGTTTCAACCGGCCCGGTTTGTCTGGTGTCATCCCCCGGTCATGGACAGTATCAAAAATATGGTGCCCTGTATGGTGGGGGCGGCCCCGTATCAGATCAATATGCTGGTGATCTCTTTTCTTGCTTCTTTTCTGGTGGATGGCAGTGTGTCGTTTCTGTATTATGCCGACCGCCTGGTCCAGTTTCCCGTGGCCCTGATCGCGGTGTCAATTTCCACGGTGCTGCTGCCTTTTTTTTCCAGAAAAGCGGCAGCCGGAGACATTAAGGACATCAGCGACGTGTTTGATGCCGGGGTCCGGCTGGCCGTGTTTGTGGCTGTACCGGCCATGGCCGGACTGATGGTGTTGCGCGAACCCATTGTCCGGCTGTTGTTCGGCCAGGGTGCTTTTGACACAGCCGCCGTGATCAAGACGGCGGAATGCCTGTGGTATCTGGCCCTGGGCATCGGCGCATTTATCGGCACCCGCCTGTTCGTGACCCTGCATTATGCCTTGAACAGTTCCCGGGATCCTTTTTATGCCGGAATCATATCCATGACCACCAATCTGGTGTGCGCTCCTTTACTGATGTATTATATGGGGGCACGGGGGCTGGCACTGGCCGTGACGATGTCTTCCATGGCCGGATTCTTTTTTTTGATGACCCGGCCTCTGGCAGGGGTGGTTGTCTCAAAAACAGGTATTCTGGTTTCAGCTTGCAGAGCCTTTTTCTTATCTGTTATAATGATCATTTCAATCCAGTGGGTAAAACAGCACCTTTTCTTTGATACCCAAGGAAAGCTGTTATTGGGGATAAAAGTGATGGCTTGTGTGTTGCTGGGTATGGCCATTGTATGGATCGGGGCCAAATTGCTGCATTTGCCGGAACTGAGCATGATCGGGCACAGGCTGGATGACCATTTGAAAAAAAAGGATTCCCATGGGGCGCATTGA
- a CDS encoding FtsB family cell division protein, translating into MGRIEKFGLYLTLFLMGLFLVFIFFSTHGIRDYRQLNRQKASVSAQIDIVKQENQRIENQILRLKQDIEYIRHLAKHEQGMAAPDELIFKQKNK; encoded by the coding sequence ATGGGGCGCATTGAAAAATTCGGTTTATATCTGACATTGTTTCTGATGGGGCTGTTTCTGGTCTTTATTTTTTTCTCCACCCACGGGATTCGGGATTATCGTCAGCTTAACCGGCAAAAAGCATCCGTATCCGCCCAGATCGATATTGTGAAACAGGAGAACCAGCGGATAGAAAATCAGATCCTGCGGTTGAAACAGGATATTGAATACATCAGACATCTGGCAAAACATGAACAGGGTATGGCAGCACCGGATGAATTAATTTTCAAACAGAAAAATAAATAA
- a CDS encoding LysM peptidoglycan-binding domain-containing protein, whose product MKQKEKPASKIPTTQTNTNRKKAEPSAGPWGVSTSMFKKNDTTLIIAGALIVTLIVFFVFFLSSGSRNEQTSSSPETSRIQEMETRLAALEQSLAALTSKMDAKLAVIADKAARPNTDMDAALAQIRRQVAALESGVQVKVDTLTRQVAGLEKQLTEAKAPILTASPEIKEKKALEKPAAPAQTAETEALYHTVQKGETLWRISQKYDITVDRLRQLNNLAPDADIYTGAKMRVR is encoded by the coding sequence ATGAAACAAAAGGAAAAACCCGCCTCAAAAATTCCCACCACCCAGACCAATACCAACCGGAAAAAAGCGGAACCCAGTGCCGGCCCCTGGGGTGTCAGCACGTCGATGTTTAAAAAAAACGATACCACCCTGATTATTGCCGGCGCGTTGATCGTGACCCTGATCGTGTTTTTTGTTTTTTTTCTGTCATCAGGATCCCGAAACGAACAGACATCGTCTTCTCCTGAAACCAGCCGGATTCAGGAGATGGAAACCCGTCTGGCAGCCCTGGAACAATCCCTTGCCGCCTTGACCTCAAAAATGGACGCTAAACTGGCTGTGATCGCGGACAAAGCCGCACGTCCAAACACGGATATGGATGCGGCCCTGGCACAGATCCGCAGACAGGTTGCTGCTTTGGAGTCCGGCGTTCAGGTTAAAGTGGATACATTGACCCGGCAGGTGGCGGGTCTGGAAAAACAATTGACCGAGGCAAAAGCGCCCATCCTTACGGCGAGTCCGGAAATTAAAGAAAAAAAGGCCCTTGAAAAACCCGCGGCCCCGGCGCAGACCGCTGAGACGGAGGCGTTGTATCATACGGTTCAAAAAGGAGAAACCCTGTGGCGTATTTCCCAGAAATACGACATCACCGTTGACCGGCTGCGCCAGTTGAACAACCTGGCCCCGGATGCAGATATCTATACAGGTGCAAAAATGCGGGTCAGGTGA
- a CDS encoding type I polyketide synthase, whose translation MTQQIKNTDIAIIGMGCIFPGSVNLKAFWHLLYQGVDAIEPIPADTHWPIKDYFDEDPSRPDHVYCSRGGFIPKINFDPTVFGIPPNNITATDTAQLLGLQVAKMALEDAGYPKEHPFLSSARVNVILGVTGTQELVIPLGARLGYPIWENALDDAGISPEQKDRICRKIQSSYASWQENSFPGLLGNVVAGRIANRFNLSGTNSVSDAACASSLSALHSAVMELSAGKCDMSITGGVDCLNDIFMHMCFAKTGVLSHTSDARPFSKDADGTVLGEGIGMLVLKRLHDARKAGDRIYAVIKGVGTSSDGKTSAIYAPDAAGQIKALKDAYHQADIDPVSVGLVEAHGTGTRVGDKVEFTALNACFTPETTPSRIAIGSVKSMIGHTKAAAGAAGIIKAALALHHKVIPPTLKAQDPDPDLAINQSVFYLNHRSKPWVAGTNAMTPRRAGVSAFGFGGSNFHVVLEEQTSKKTHVSWDGSVQIAAFSANDTTTLLKNLETFKNSLMPDFSPDDEEMQHLVSRACADARNTFDTRDDFRLLMVLEKSDDPVALTAKARDLVEQKKPGAGPIYFESGPVQGKLGFLFPGQGSQYPDMGKDLFAAFPEAMAALDLAQDIFKSHSPDPVDPATPFPDLAELMFAPPLYAQEKSVTESRLRQTHAAQMSIGVVSLAMIQVLKRFNVLPHMTCGHSFGELPALHAAGWMDDTTLLNLAAVRGKHMAHARDTGTDRGSMLAVQAPLTDIETWIKDRFSDLVLANQNSPDQGVLSGPTPAIDQAVTWCRKNKIRCVKLPVAAAFHSRLVADAAAPFHEFVAGQSIAPTKVPVLSNTTGTLYDTDPDTVKSLLGHQLMHPVCFKQNIDTMHNKGVRFFMEIGPKTVLTGLTKKILASDPVTVIGLDGSSGKKSGLTDLAHALCHLAAKGFAVDLTPWEDPVPSPAVKRMRIKLSGANPKPVVEKTLPRPLNHSEPRTGCCASNADVPSLNSSAQTIKQHRPETTPADQQGPVMPPLSSFSPAPQQKSNTKASARSGANTGQAMHLVHKGLEAMQALQAQTARAHEKFLDTQARATQTLAAMMSHTREFVDGISPVPDTSPVMPRPADIPASQPVNSPAPQPADNQASRLAAPLPEQPPLREKMNTTASPRHTHSDPPVTAAPSPARASAKIQSVLFDIVSRLTGFPEEMLEPDMDIESDLGVDSIKKVEIISELEKQLPDTRGLTTENIGTARTLADICRAISSAGSETSDAPSLDTVFSDTPGSSESDMPESDTPESDTSGPAAGAAAGTDTQTAGTSCSGPNSDSRVMDVIVTIISELTGFPQEMLEPGMDLESDLGVDSIKRVEILSRLEQTLGDTASRLSGDDMAGLKTIRDMVSFLDQGPCLPEPEEKKNASSGDDAPKPPENPDLTRQTIHLEKISIQQVRFFNGSKIQVPDTGKIYITRDQAGMADPLIQAFHKQGQNAELLDFSSENIPDLTDAAGLVIVQNQLSQTDTANAIAFLKTAFALVHKNGRHLQTSAAQKGAFLATVTFSGGGFGIPPYGFDTLPEYGGLAGLAKTAALEWKDVLCHALDLPNDPKAWVECADAAAALMMTQGPVEMGLGREHCRIPTLETVPVQPGRLNFSPHDVVVITGGARGVTAACAEELAKTGPLTLVLLGRSAPPFDEPDWAKSLSDPGELKKAILTHEFAGKKPTPADLEKRFQAICANRQIQQTLAKIRSHGSEAVYVSTDIREPEAVKAALDQIRSRFNTPIAGIIHGAGVLEDKWIVDKHPDQFNRVFDTKVDGLNALIQATQTDPLKYMIVFSSIAARTGNPGQCDYAMANEVLNKCMGDMAAKKPDCKCLAINWGPWDGGMVHDGLKQVFAKKGVGLIPISAGARQLIREMANPEPNHTEIVITAPTIDLKQKKPPKLSLVSQMVISRKTVPIITSHRINHEPVVPFALMAEIMAHAAEKNHPGLVLTGLDDLRLLKGIRPGNRDVRLAVNVSRCTCTDTRYLVFVSLTSVSDDNDCVTHATAVLKNTLPDPPVLSGKNRMDLSPCQLSVKAAYETVLFHGKDLQAITAISGISDKGIEVTATMAPSPDHWFETPPQTGWTTDPLLVDAAFQAAILWTWETRKQVCLPSFVAGLRIYSSFRQKPAENAGIHILFTVNENTDHQIKGYFTFFDDLGNVTASIMGFEAVVDTALHDKFKPEPLFDKKAILAFAQGNPSDAFGARYQIFDKDRQIARLPRPPYFFMDRVLTADHVPWQMQPDGWIETAYDVPADAWYFTANYTRTLPFCILLEIALQPCGWLAAYAGSALHSEDRLHFRNLGGTARYIQEVSRDAGTLLVRVRMTDVSKAGDMILQSFDMQVSNHGQTVYEGTTRFGFFTAQALASQKGIQNCALVSNTPAVPREPFKVFPSISPRTPADLSMGPDTGMPGDALRMIDAIEVLDPSGGKFNHGYVRAKKTVDPKEWFFDAHFYQDPVCPGSLGIESFLQTLRYYLLETFSMDPSTHAVSPVLGDTHEWVYRGQIIPTHKEVTIHTHIRQVSQENDIYAATADGALCVDGRVIYEMKNFGLAFAPVGLKKTGDHLTRIFAPV comes from the coding sequence ATGACACAGCAAATAAAAAATACCGACATCGCCATTATCGGCATGGGGTGCATCTTTCCCGGATCCGTCAACCTCAAGGCGTTCTGGCACCTGTTATACCAGGGTGTGGACGCCATTGAGCCGATCCCGGCAGATACCCACTGGCCCATTAAAGACTATTTTGATGAAGATCCATCCCGGCCGGACCATGTATATTGTTCCCGGGGCGGATTTATTCCGAAAATCAATTTTGATCCCACGGTTTTCGGCATCCCTCCCAACAACATCACCGCCACGGACACGGCCCAGCTGCTGGGACTTCAGGTGGCAAAAATGGCGCTGGAAGATGCCGGGTATCCCAAAGAACACCCGTTTCTTTCCTCGGCCCGGGTCAATGTGATTTTAGGGGTGACGGGCACCCAGGAACTGGTGATTCCCCTGGGCGCCAGACTGGGATATCCCATCTGGGAAAACGCTTTGGACGATGCAGGTATTTCACCGGAACAAAAAGACAGGATCTGCCGTAAGATTCAGTCATCCTATGCCTCCTGGCAGGAAAACTCTTTTCCCGGACTGCTGGGCAATGTGGTGGCCGGCCGCATCGCCAACCGGTTCAACCTGTCCGGCACCAACAGTGTCAGTGATGCGGCCTGTGCCAGTTCTCTGTCTGCACTGCATTCCGCGGTCATGGAACTGTCCGCCGGCAAATGCGATATGTCCATCACGGGCGGGGTGGACTGCCTGAACGATATTTTCATGCACATGTGTTTCGCCAAAACCGGGGTGTTGTCCCATACCAGTGATGCCCGGCCTTTTTCCAAAGATGCGGACGGCACTGTTTTAGGGGAAGGCATCGGCATGCTGGTGCTCAAGCGCCTGCATGACGCCCGGAAAGCCGGGGACCGGATCTATGCGGTCATCAAGGGGGTGGGCACTTCCAGTGACGGGAAAACTTCCGCTATTTATGCGCCGGATGCCGCCGGCCAGATCAAAGCACTCAAGGATGCGTATCACCAGGCAGATATCGATCCGGTCAGTGTGGGTCTGGTGGAGGCCCACGGCACGGGGACCCGGGTGGGGGACAAGGTGGAATTCACGGCATTGAACGCCTGCTTTACCCCGGAAACAACCCCTTCAAGGATTGCCATCGGATCCGTGAAATCCATGATCGGCCACACCAAAGCCGCTGCCGGGGCCGCCGGGATCATCAAGGCCGCACTGGCCCTTCACCACAAAGTGATCCCGCCCACCCTCAAAGCCCAGGATCCCGACCCGGACCTTGCCATCAACCAGTCTGTTTTTTATCTCAACCACCGGTCCAAACCCTGGGTTGCCGGCACAAACGCCATGACTCCCCGCCGGGCCGGTGTGTCCGCGTTCGGTTTCGGGGGCAGCAATTTTCATGTGGTGTTAGAAGAACAGACGTCAAAGAAAACCCATGTTTCCTGGGACGGCTCCGTTCAGATCGCCGCATTTTCAGCCAATGACACCACCACGCTGCTGAAAAATCTGGAAACCTTTAAAAACAGTCTTATGCCCGATTTTTCACCGGATGATGAAGAAATGCAGCATCTTGTTTCCCGGGCATGTGCCGACGCCAGGAACACCTTTGACACCCGGGATGATTTTCGCCTGCTCATGGTCCTGGAGAAATCAGATGATCCCGTTGCGTTGACAGCAAAGGCCCGGGATCTGGTTGAACAAAAAAAACCGGGTGCCGGGCCCATATATTTTGAATCCGGCCCGGTCCAGGGAAAACTGGGGTTTCTGTTTCCCGGGCAGGGCAGCCAGTACCCGGATATGGGCAAAGACCTGTTTGCCGCTTTTCCTGAAGCCATGGCCGCGCTGGATTTGGCACAGGACATCTTCAAATCCCATTCCCCGGACCCAGTGGATCCGGCCACCCCTTTTCCGGATCTGGCTGAACTGATGTTTGCGCCGCCGTTGTATGCCCAGGAAAAATCCGTAACGGAATCCCGGCTCAGACAAACCCATGCGGCCCAGATGAGCATTGGGGTGGTCTCCCTTGCCATGATCCAGGTGCTCAAACGGTTCAATGTCCTGCCGCACATGACCTGTGGCCACAGTTTCGGGGAACTGCCGGCCCTGCATGCCGCCGGATGGATGGATGACACCACCCTGCTGAACCTGGCGGCCGTCCGGGGAAAGCACATGGCCCATGCCCGTGACACGGGAACGGACCGCGGCAGCATGCTGGCGGTTCAGGCCCCTTTGACCGACATTGAAACCTGGATCAAGGACCGGTTTTCCGACCTGGTGCTGGCCAACCAGAACAGCCCGGATCAAGGCGTATTGTCCGGCCCGACTCCGGCAATTGACCAGGCCGTGACATGGTGCCGGAAAAACAAGATCCGATGCGTCAAACTGCCCGTGGCAGCCGCGTTTCACAGCCGTCTGGTGGCAGATGCCGCGGCCCCGTTCCACGAATTTGTGGCGGGTCAGTCCATTGCCCCCACAAAAGTTCCCGTGCTGTCAAATACCACAGGGACCTTGTATGACACCGATCCTGACACAGTTAAATCGCTGTTGGGGCATCAGCTCATGCACCCGGTGTGTTTCAAGCAGAACATTGACACCATGCACAACAAAGGCGTGCGGTTTTTCATGGAGATCGGTCCCAAAACCGTGTTAACGGGGCTGACAAAAAAAATACTGGCATCGGATCCAGTCACTGTGATTGGACTGGATGGCTCCAGCGGGAAAAAATCCGGGCTCACGGATCTGGCCCATGCGTTGTGTCATCTGGCAGCCAAAGGCTTTGCCGTGGATTTGACCCCATGGGAAGACCCCGTGCCGTCACCGGCCGTGAAACGTATGCGCATAAAACTATCCGGCGCCAACCCCAAACCCGTGGTTGAAAAAACATTGCCCCGGCCTTTGAATCATTCTGAACCCCGGACGGGATGTTGCGCCAGCAACGCCGATGTCCCCTCTTTGAACAGTTCTGCCCAAACCATAAAACAACACCGGCCGGAAACAACTCCGGCGGATCAACAAGGACCTGTTATGCCCCCGTTGTCATCATTTTCACCTGCCCCGCAACAAAAATCAAACACAAAGGCCTCCGCCCGGTCCGGGGCAAATACCGGACAGGCCATGCACCTGGTTCACAAAGGGCTTGAAGCCATGCAGGCATTGCAGGCCCAGACCGCCCGGGCCCATGAAAAATTTCTGGATACCCAGGCCCGGGCCACCCAGACCCTGGCAGCCATGATGTCACACACCCGTGAATTTGTGGACGGTATTTCTCCGGTGCCGGACACTAGTCCTGTGATGCCCCGGCCGGCGGACATTCCTGCATCCCAGCCGGTGAACAGCCCCGCACCCCAGCCGGCGGACAACCAAGCTTCCCGGCTGGCAGCGCCTTTGCCGGAGCAGCCCCCCTTGCGTGAAAAAATGAATACCACCGCTTCTCCCCGGCACACGCATTCAGACCCGCCCGTGACTGCGGCCCCCTCCCCGGCCCGGGCGTCCGCAAAAATTCAGTCTGTTTTGTTTGACATCGTGAGCCGCCTGACCGGATTCCCCGAAGAAATGCTGGAACCGGACATGGACATTGAATCGGATTTAGGGGTGGATTCCATCAAAAAAGTGGAAATCATTTCCGAACTGGAAAAACAACTGCCCGACACCCGGGGCCTGACCACGGAAAACATCGGCACGGCCAGAACCCTGGCCGATATCTGCCGGGCCATTTCATCCGCAGGTTCTGAAACATCTGATGCGCCATCTTTGGACACCGTGTTTTCCGACACACCGGGCTCATCTGAATCTGATATGCCTGAGTCTGACACACCTGAATCTGATACATCTGGACCCGCTGCCGGGGCTGCTGCCGGAACCGATACCCAGACCGCTGGGACGTCGTGTTCAGGCCCGAACTCTGATTCCCGGGTGATGGATGTGATTGTCACCATCATCAGTGAACTGACCGGGTTTCCCCAAGAAATGCTGGAACCGGGGATGGACCTGGAATCGGATCTGGGGGTGGATTCCATCAAGCGGGTGGAAATTTTATCCCGGCTGGAACAAACGCTGGGAGACACGGCATCCCGACTGTCCGGAGATGACATGGCCGGGTTGAAAACCATCCGGGACATGGTTTCCTTTCTGGATCAGGGCCCGTGTTTGCCGGAACCTGAGGAAAAAAAAAACGCTTCATCCGGGGATGATGCCCCAAAACCGCCTGAAAACCCGGATTTGACCCGTCAAACCATCCATCTGGAAAAGATTTCCATCCAGCAGGTCCGTTTTTTTAACGGCTCAAAAATCCAGGTACCAGACACGGGAAAAATCTATATCACCCGGGATCAGGCCGGCATGGCCGACCCGTTGATACAGGCATTTCACAAACAGGGCCAGAACGCGGAACTCCTGGATTTTTCATCTGAAAACATCCCGGATCTGACCGATGCCGCCGGCCTGGTGATTGTCCAGAATCAATTGTCTCAGACGGACACGGCTAACGCCATTGCATTTTTAAAGACCGCGTTTGCCCTGGTCCATAAAAACGGCCGCCATCTTCAGACCTCTGCCGCGCAAAAAGGGGCATTTCTGGCCACCGTCACCTTTTCCGGCGGGGGGTTCGGGATTCCGCCCTACGGGTTTGACACCCTGCCTGAGTATGGGGGCCTGGCCGGTCTGGCCAAAACAGCGGCCCTGGAATGGAAAGACGTGCTGTGCCATGCCCTGGACCTGCCCAATGATCCAAAGGCTTGGGTTGAATGCGCAGATGCGGCCGCTGCATTGATGATGACCCAGGGACCCGTGGAGATGGGGCTGGGCAGGGAACATTGCCGTATTCCCACTTTGGAGACGGTACCCGTCCAACCGGGCCGTTTGAACTTTTCACCCCATGATGTGGTGGTGATCACGGGCGGTGCCAGAGGGGTGACGGCCGCCTGTGCTGAAGAGCTGGCAAAAACCGGTCCCTTGACCCTTGTTTTGCTGGGAAGATCCGCCCCTCCCTTTGATGAACCGGACTGGGCAAAATCCCTGTCTGATCCGGGTGAATTGAAAAAAGCGATCCTCACCCATGAATTTGCCGGAAAAAAGCCCACCCCGGCCGACCTGGAAAAAAGATTTCAAGCCATTTGTGCCAATCGCCAGATTCAGCAGACCCTGGCAAAAATTCGGTCCCATGGATCCGAAGCAGTGTATGTTTCCACGGACATTCGGGAGCCCGAAGCGGTAAAGGCTGCGCTGGATCAGATCCGCAGCCGGTTCAACACGCCCATTGCCGGAATTATTCACGGGGCCGGCGTGCTGGAAGACAAATGGATTGTGGATAAACATCCGGACCAGTTCAACCGGGTGTTTGACACCAAAGTCGACGGATTGAACGCATTGATTCAGGCCACACAGACCGATCCGTTGAAATATATGATCGTGTTTTCATCCATTGCGGCCCGAACGGGAAATCCGGGCCAGTGCGATTACGCCATGGCCAATGAAGTGCTCAACAAATGCATGGGGGACATGGCTGCAAAAAAACCCGACTGCAAATGCCTGGCCATCAACTGGGGGCCCTGGGACGGGGGCATGGTTCATGACGGGCTCAAACAGGTGTTTGCCAAAAAAGGGGTGGGCCTGATTCCCATATCCGCCGGTGCCCGGCAGCTGATCCGGGAGATGGCAAACCCGGAGCCCAATCACACGGAAATTGTCATTACGGCGCCGACAATAGATCTGAAACAGAAAAAACCCCCGAAGCTGTCTTTGGTCAGCCAGATGGTGATCAGCCGTAAAACCGTTCCCATCATCACATCCCACCGGATCAATCATGAACCCGTGGTACCGTTTGCCCTGATGGCTGAAATCATGGCCCATGCAGCGGAAAAAAACCATCCGGGTCTGGTGTTGACCGGACTGGATGACCTGCGGCTGTTAAAAGGCATCCGGCCTGGAAACCGGGACGTCCGGCTGGCCGTGAACGTCAGCCGATGCACCTGCACGGATACCCGATACCTTGTTTTCGTGTCTTTGACATCTGTGTCTGACGACAACGATTGTGTCACCCATGCCACGGCCGTGTTGAAAAACACCCTGCCGGACCCGCCCGTGTTATCCGGCAAAAACCGCATGGACTTAAGCCCCTGTCAATTGAGCGTAAAAGCCGCATATGAAACCGTTTTGTTTCACGGCAAAGACCTTCAGGCCATTACCGCGATTTCCGGCATCTCTGACAAAGGGATCGAAGTGACGGCCACCATGGCCCCTTCCCCGGACCACTGGTTTGAAACGCCCCCCCAAACCGGCTGGACCACGGACCCGCTTTTGGTGGATGCCGCGTTTCAGGCGGCCATCCTCTGGACCTGGGAAACCCGGAAACAGGTTTGTCTGCCCAGCTTTGTGGCCGGACTCCGGATTTATTCCTCGTTTCGGCAAAAGCCGGCTGAAAATGCCGGCATCCATATTCTGTTTACCGTCAATGAAAACACGGACCATCAGATCAAGGGGTATTTCACCTTTTTTGACGATCTTGGCAATGTGACAGCCAGTATCATGGGATTTGAAGCCGTGGTGGACACGGCCCTGCATGACAAGTTCAAACCTGAACCGTTGTTTGACAAAAAAGCCATCCTGGCCTTTGCCCAGGGAAACCCGTCCGACGCATTTGGTGCCAGATACCAGATTTTTGACAAAGACCGTCAGATCGCCCGCCTGCCCAGGCCCCCTTATTTTTTCATGGACCGGGTGTTGACGGCGGATCATGTCCCCTGGCAGATGCAGCCGGACGGATGGATTGAAACGGCATACGATGTGCCGGCCGATGCCTGGTATTTCACAGCCAATTACACCCGTACCCTGCCGTTTTGCATTCTGCTGGAGATCGCGTTGCAGCCCTGCGGTTGGCTGGCTGCCTATGCCGGCTCCGCACTGCACAGTGAGGACAGGCTGCATTTTCGAAACCTGGGCGGCACGGCCCGATATATTCAAGAGGTGTCCCGGGATGCCGGCACCCTTTTGGTCCGGGTCCGGATGACCGATGTATCCAAGGCCGGAGACATGATTCTTCAGTCATTTGACATGCAGGTGAGCAATCATGGTCAAACAGTCTATGAAGGCACCACCCGTTTCGGATTTTTCACGGCCCAGGCCCTGGCCAGTCAAAAAGGCATCCAGAACTGCGCCCTGGTTTCCAACACACCCGCTGTGCCCCGGGAACCCTTTAAAGTATTTCCATCCATTTCTCCCCGGACACCAGCGGATCTTTCCATGGGCCCGGACACGGGCATGCCCGGGGATGCCCTGCGCATGATCGATGCCATTGAGGTACTGGATCCCTCCGGCGGTAAATTCAACCATGGATATGTCCGTGCCAAAAAAACCGTGGATCCCAAAGAATGGTTCTTTGACGCGCATTTTTATCAGGATCCGGTCTGCCCGGGATCTCTGGGCATTGAATCGTTTTTGCAGACATTGCGGTATTATTTACTGGAAACCTTTTCCATGGACCCGTCCACCCATGCCGTGTCACCGGTTTTGGGGGATACCCATGAATGGGTGTACCGGGGGCAGATCATCCCGACCCACAAAGAGGTCACCATTCACACCCATATCCGTCAGGTATCACAGGAAAACGATATCTATGCGGCAACGGCGGACGGGGCCCTTTGCGTGGATGGCCGGGTGATCTATGAAATGAAAAATTTCGGACTGGCCTTTGCGCCCGTGGGGCTGAAAAAAACCGGGGATCACCTGACCCGCATTTTTGCACCTGTATAG